The proteins below come from a single Columba livia isolate bColLiv1 breed racing homer unplaced genomic scaffold, bColLiv1.pat.W.v2 Scaffold_291, whole genome shotgun sequence genomic window:
- the LOC135578059 gene encoding olfactory receptor 14J1-like: protein LHYGTLLGSRACVHMAAAAWATGFLSALLHTANTFSLPLCKGNALGQIFCEIPQILKLSCSHSYLRETRLLVVSVCLAFGCFVFIVVSYVQILRAVLRIPSEQGRHKAFSTCLPHLAVVSLFLSTALFAYLKPPSISSPSLDLVVSVLYSVVPPGDQVRFFKVFAQVCVNSITAQEGE, encoded by the exons ctgcactacgggaccctcctgggcagcagagcttgtgtccacatggcagcagctgcctgggccactgggtttctcagtgctctgctgcacacggccaatacattttcactgcccctgtgcaagggcaatgccctgggccagatcttctgtgaaatcccccagatcctcaagctctcctgctcacactcctacctcagggaaaccaggcttcttgtggtcagtgtctgtttagcatttggctgttttgtgttcattgtggtgtcctatgtgcagatcttgagggcggtgctgaggatcccctctgagcagggacggcacaaagccttttccacctgcctccctcacctggccgtggtctccctgttcctcagcactgccttgtttgcctacctgaagcccccctccatctcctccccaagcctggacctggtggtgtcagttctgtactcagtggtgcctcca ggTGACCAGGTGAGGTTCTTCAAGGTCTTCGCTCAGGTTTGCGTCAACTCCATCACAGCACAGGAGGGAGAGTAA